Below is a window of Onychostoma macrolepis isolate SWU-2019 chromosome 06, ASM1243209v1, whole genome shotgun sequence DNA.
tatGAACAAAACACTGTAAATATAGAGTAGTTTTTTATCGGCTaacttgttattttttaatgtgttatttcaaaaaatatgttttataatttacactataaatgatctttttaaattttaaatctgCAATAAACGCACTTGGCCCTCCTTGGTTTTGCAGGCAACTTTGCGGTCATCTAATCTTTAAAAGctaattactaataatttaataacttgAAGCctttaaaagttttgttttaatgttttgtgtgtatgtgtgtgtgtgttgtgtttttaatttatttagacaaaatagtgtagaattttaatatcttcTATTTATCAGccatataacattaaaaataattatcagtTTATTGGTGTAATTGCTTTACCCCTCCCTCTCTTCCCACAGTTGGAAATGGAAGATTTTAGTTGTCGATGAAGCTCACCGGCTGAAGAACCAGGAATCATTGCTGCACGAAACCCTCAAAGAGGTTACACgattgcattttcattgtttttacagTCACTGTCAGTCTGTAAAACCCCTGATAATAAACCTAGCCTTGCCTGTCAATTTTTCAGCCTTCCCCTGCTATTAACTGCCATCTGACATCTGCCTTCTCAGTTTACAGTGGGTTTCCGAGTGCTGTTGACAGGCACCCCCATTCAGAATAACTTGCAAGAAGTCTATTCCCTCCTCACCTTCATTCAGCCCAGTCTGTTTCTGCCTGAAGCCGTCGAGGACTTTGTTAATGCCTATGCAGACGTACAGACTGAACCTGCTCTTGGTATGGCTGCACAAACCTTTGCACTTTCAGTGTGAAAATCAAACTGTTAGCGCCAAAAGATGATTTATATCTGCTGCCACCCTCATTAACACTGACTGCTTTTGGTTTCAGCAAATGTTAACCATAATAGCTGCCATCATTGACCCTTAGGGCTTTGGTCATTCAGTCATGCTTATAAAAGCTTGTTTCTTTAACTGGTATTGCTTTAATTAATACTTGTGGTGACATTACTGTGCTGTGACTCACTCTTGCTGTTTATCACAAAAGCACCAATTAAACAGATCTAAGTGACAGAAAAATTGGACAGGTTTGGTGCCAAACTAAACGCCTCAGATAACTCGCAGACATGGCAAATCACAAAAAAGATGTCAGTTTCGCAATTCCAGTCTGGTGTAGATAgatgctctctctctccttgACTCACCTGTCAGATTTGCTTGAGGCTATCAGAGGATAGAGATCATAAATTCTCATATTTGGACTCGGGTGACCTTGTGTGGGAGTTTGTAACATTGTTGTTCTTGTCTGCAGCCGATGAGCTTCATCGAGTGCTCCAGCCTTTTTTGTTGCGCAGGGTTAAAGCAGAGGTGGCCACCGAACTGCCCAAAAAGACAGAACTCGTGGTTTTTCATGGGCTGTCTGCCCTTCAGAAGAAATACTATAAAGCCATTCTGATGAGAGACCTTGGTAAGTTTCCCCCAACATGAATCACCTGTCACAACCGTCAAAATTTAATACTTAAGCAAAAGGATAAGTGTTCATTTTagtgttttaataatttcagaTGCCTTTAGGACTGATCCAAACACTAAGACCCGACTTCTGAACATTTTAATGCAGCTCAGGAAATGTGTGGACCATCCGTATTTGTTTGATGGTAAACCctctttcacttttttttttttttttctgtgttcaaactaaataaaaacaactaattTTCTTTATTCTGAACCTTTTCCATGTAAGGTGTGGAACCAGAACCGTTTGAGATGGGGGAGCATTTAGTGGAGGCCAGTGGAAAGCTCTCTCTTTTGGAAACCATGCTGGCTTATCTTCAGGAGGGGTGTGTCTTGCTCACTTAAAGTTTCCTTCCTGTTACTAGCAAACTggtataatatgctgatttggtgaatCATTAATTATTACTGTGACTCCATTATTATTAATGGTACTAATCaattttttcatcatttattatCTGTTGAAAACACTGTTTTTATGGAAATCGATATATGTTTTTGTCaggattttatgatttaaaaaagaaaaatcgtAAGAacagtattcatttaaaatagaaatcttttgtaacattgtaataatttcataatttatttattcttaccCCGGACTTTTAAATAGTTGCGcgttacagtttccacaaaaatattaagcaacaaaaatgtacctttaccttcaaagaaataaattccattttaaaatatattaaaatgggcaagttatattttaacagttgtaatgtgttattattaatactgtctttactgtatttttaatcaaataagaaCTGCCTTGTTAAccacaagagacttctttcaaaatcctaattattccaaacttttgaccagtagagTGTAATTAACCTAAAATAAATCTATGcccataataatttatattgcTGTAGGAACAGATTTGGCAGGAAATTGCATATGTTGTTGCATGTATATGTCATGTCGTGTACATCTGTGTACAGATAAAAGTCCAGTTGTAAGGAGTTTCACACAAAACTATTTTCTTCCCTGAGACACATGCAGTTTTATATGTTAATGGCTAGAGGGCTAAATGTTACATGGTGTagctttaaatgcattttattgatttagAGATATAAAATAGATGTTTTTGTCTCTGTTTGCAGGGGCCATCGTGTTCTTCTGTTTTCTCAAATGACCAGGATGCTGGATATTCTGCAAGATTACTTGGAGTACAGAGGTACTAAGACACGCTTTGACTGTGTTAGAGCCTTCGATTTTACTTATTAAACTGTGGTCTGGTGATGTGCATGACAGATCACCAAAGTGCTTACTTTCCTTATCTAAATGGAATCAAGCCAGAAAAAAGTCGAAACAGACTTTAAATGATGAAATTAAGGTGAAAGCACGAATCACTTAGTGTTACCGCTCTTGAAATTTTGTTCACtcaagacatttatttttaaaaagaaactgtATTAGCTTTGTGTTCTTAaacatatgtttgtttgttctcaATTTGGAACGTTTATGTAATTGTACCCTACATGTTCTCCTAGTAATCTAGTCCTCTCATCTGGAGCAGTTGATGTGGGTTCAGTATCACATCCTGTGTTTGTTGCTGCATGTGCGTTAATGTGCTACTGGCTGTGTAACTGCCAGCTCTGATTGGGCCTTCCGACTTCTATGCAGGTTACAGTTATGAGCGTCTGGATGGTTCAGTCCGGGGAGAGGAACGTAACCTAGCTATCAAAAACTTCAGCACCAAAGATGTTTTTATATTCCTCCTCAGCACCAAAGCTGGTGAGTTCAAAGTCTGGGAAAACCAATCTGAGATTCACACTATAATCAACTGCAGTGCAAACCCATTTTATTAGTAACTATATTTTTAGAGTATTATATTTGAATACCATTCCAGGTTGCAAAATTGTCCTTGTGTCTGATGCACATCTTATCTGCATCTTTTAAACAGACACATGTAATTGAAAACTGAAAGTCGTGACAAAGAGATAATGCATAAGTATTGAGGCCATGCATGAAAACTGTGTCTGTATGAGATGGCGGTGCAAAAACATGTGATGTAGAGGTTCAGTTCATCTTatgccattttttttctcagttgttCAAGATTATAATTACAGATTCACTTTcaatgcaacattttatttttacactgaCATTTACTTCTTTTATTTTTGACCTTTctcttcatcaaagaatcttggaaaaaaaattatctctctctctctctctgtctctctctctatatatatatagagatagagatagagagagggagagagagagagagaaagggctCATTTGGAAAAACAGATAATTCCGTTTTTTACCattctcagaaatcatgttttttccttgtgcattccagttaatctcaatcaaactgccattgggttattttgactaggttaaaaaataactttaaaaaacagctaactaacacaataaaacacagtaaaaacatgataacataataaaaaacatgatttttgaaaatgtaataatttgagTTATTCTTCatacattaagcagcacaactgttctaagcagtgataaaaaaaaaaaaaaaaaaaagattaattttcaactttgccatcacaggaaaatagtaaataaataaagttattttaagttgcaattatattttgcaatattatgttttgctgtattttgatcaaataaatgcagacttggtgagcattagagacttctttcaaaatcttTCTATGCccaaacatttttgttgttttaggaGGGGTTGGCATGAACCTAACAGCAGCAGATACGGTGATATTTGTGGACAGTGATTTCAACCCACAGAATGACCTACAAGCAGCAGCTAGAGCCCACAGGATTGGCCAAACAAGGTATTCCACTGGCAAAATTTTATGTTGTTCCATCTAGTTTGAAGTGtcaggcgtgtgtgtgtgtgtgtgtgtgtatatatgtatgtatatatatatatatatatatatatatatatatatatatatatatatatatatatatatatatatatatatatatatattaaaaaaggtGATTTCTAATCCCTGTCTTTAGAACCATTCGaccatttctttatttatttttgtcatttttggtaCTTGACAGCTCCTGGTCACCATATGCTTTCATTGTATGGCACAGAGCACACTGTATAGATATGTAGATAAATTGTCTTTTTGATTGCAGGCCTGTCAAAGTGATCCGGCTCCTTGGCAGAGATACTGTAGAAGAGATCATCTATTCCCGTGCTGTGTCTAAACTACGTCTCACAGACACCGTGATTGAGGAGGGACGTTTTTCTCTGTTGGACCAGGCTCAATCTGCAGCTTCTGGCCTTCAGGTGGAGAGAGACGCATGTCCTTATCTCTTAAGCTCATCACGTTGTGACTTTGCCCTGTTTCCTGGTTCATATCTTTGTCTATGTACTTGTGGTTTCCCTTCTCGTGAAACTGCACGTTAACAATTTGTCAGTATGCTGTCATTTACATCCCCACCAATCTAGTTGAGTGAGATCCTGAAGTTCGGTGTGGATAAGCTTTTGTCGTCAGAGGAGAGCTCCATTCAAGACGTAGACCTCAGGCTGATCCTGGGGCAGTCTCGAGACGGCCGATGGCTAACGGATGAAGAGCATGTCAAGCTTAATGAGAGcgatgaagaggaagatgaggacATGGAGGGTCAAAGTACAACACTTAGCTTCTGttcagtaattttgttgtaaatGGCACTTGAAAATTAGATGATCCATTAATGTCTTTTCTGACTTCTAGACCACATGTACTACTTTGAGGGTAAGGACTACTCTAAAGACCCCAGTGCCGAAGATGAGAAGACCTTTGAACTGTTACTTGAGAAGCAGTTAGCTGATCTAGAGGATGCTGGGAAGGAGGGCCGTGCACTTCGTAATAAATCCGGGGTAACTTATTTGAAAggttacactactgttcaaaaattgtgtcatatatgtatttatgcatgtatcagttttactattatttattactactattattattttattttttattaagtaattagtacttttatttagcatggacacattacattgatcaaaagtgacagtaaatgatTGTTACaaacaattatatttcaaaataaattattttcgtttcatcaaagaatcctgaaaaaagaatcagggtttccacaaaaatattaagcagctcaactgttttcaacattgataataacaataaatcttACTTGAGCATCAAATCCACATCttagaatcatttctgaaggattgcgtgacactaaagactgaaaatttagctttgccatcgcaggactaaattacattttaaaatatattaaaatggaaaacagttattttatgttgtaataatattttacaacatttacGGTTTTattgaatgcagccttggtaatcATAAGAgacctgttttaaaaaaaacattaaaaaatcttaccaaccccaaacttttcaatggTGGTGTATAATGTGAATTGAATTGTTTAGATTGATATTTGGTAAATATTTTGATTgcagtcattttttttctttcatgatAAAtagataattaatattttagtatttcttttcatttattgtatttattcatgtatttatatttaattaaaacaaacaacaaaacaaaagtctGTTGCTGCTCATCAGGTGTCCCTGTCTGGGCCTTTGACCGACCCAGGGAGAAAGAAGAGACCTCTTACAGAATCTGAGTCAGAACAGAGACGTCAGAAGAGACAAGAAGCTGCTGCAAAGAGGGTGAAGCTACAGGAGGAAAGGAAAAAGAAACAGGAAGAACTAAATTACAAGAAgaagtaaaaatttaaaaaatctttctgCCATTCTGTTGCATATTTTTGGCcagtatatagtatatttatttgaatgctCCCATGGATGTCTGTTTTATagcattgtttgtttgtgtatccTTCAATGGCAGGATGGCATGGTGGGAATCATGTGGCTACAAATCGCTGTGCTTGCTGCGAGTCGACAGTGAGGGTGAGGATATAGAGcctgatgatgaagatgatgatgatgtcagCTGGAGCTCCACTGATTCGGAACACACAGCCATTCGCTATGTGCTGGGTGATGTAACTCACCCTCAGGCTGATCGAGAGGATGCCATTATTGTGCACTGTGTTGGTATGTCTCTATTAAAACGTCTCGCTGTCAGAAGACAACTGTTAACATATTGATTATCCTGCAtgatatgttaataaatatggGGTCTTTTGCTAATTTGGCATGAtgtgttttgtatgtgtgtttattgtgtaGATGACTCTGGACACTGGGGCCGAGGAGGATTGTTTACCGCACTAGAGCTCAGATCAGATGAGCCGAAGAAACAGTACGAGTTGGCTGGAGACATGGAAGGTGACAAACCTTTCCTGTTTGCTAAGACAGGTCTAACTCATGCTGTGTCAAAACAAACATTCCACACTGAAATCAGCTCATTATGCTGCCTGCAAGATAATTGTTCATAAAACTGTCAGCATTAATTTAATAactattattgtgatgtttaaaTGTTGGGGATTTTGCAAAGTTTGTGGTATCAGCGCT
It encodes the following:
- the chd1l gene encoding chromodomain-helicase-DNA-binding protein 1-like isoform X3; amino-acid sequence: MFFSPPMSWKWKILVVDEAHRLKNQESLLHETLKEFTVGFRVLLTGTPIQNNLQEVYSLLTFIQPSLFLPEAVEDFVNAYADVQTEPALADELHRVLQPFLLRRVKAEVATELPKKTELVVFHGLSALQKKYYKAILMRDLDAFRTDPNTKTRLLNILMQLRKCVDHPYLFDGVEPEPFEMGEHLVEASGKLSLLETMLAYLQEGGHRVLLFSQMTRMLDILQDYLEYRGYSYERLDGSVRGEERNLAIKNFSTKDVFIFLLSTKAGGVGMNLTAADTVIFVDSDFNPQNDLQAAARAHRIGQTRPVKVIRLLGRDTVEEIIYSRAVSKLRLTDTVIEEGRFSLLDQAQSAASGLQLSEILKFGVDKLLSSEESSIQDVDLRLILGQSRDGRWLTDEEHVKLNESDEEEDEDMEGQNHMYYFEGKDYSKDPSAEDEKTFELLLEKQLADLEDAGKEGRALRNKSGVSLSGPLTDPGRKKRPLTESESEQRRQKRQEAAAKRVKLQEERKKKQEELNYKKKMAWWESCGYKSLCLLRVDSEGEDIEPDDEDDDDVSWSSTDSEHTAIRYVLGDVTHPQADREDAIIVHCVDDSGHWGRGGLFTALELRSDEPKKQYELAGDMEDLELGNVLLFPIDDKQSRLSGRDYLALIVAQQRDKANNLSGIRLTALDEGLKKIYRDAKQKKASVHLPRIGHSTKGFNWYGTERLIRKHLATKGISTFIYYYKRTTSHSSTVSSTTCTSTPSTSHSASDPAASSPSGSPHSSSAFGNSEDLTKSPKPSTISHKGQGAPGLADFMRGVHVYFYNMAATEKKKLARYLITYDGEEEDLMSSHVTHIVGEVESPVHAQELRDLLHQYPQTLLVKKKWLESCFANQRLLTGDMEWLQLFCIWHKNDAFFAVLAI
- the chd1l gene encoding chromodomain-helicase-DNA-binding protein 1-like isoform X1, with amino-acid sequence MSTFLRAVKNNIPEKEKSELTESDLKKWGLEAIHLRSYQVDGVRWLSQCMKNQQGCILGDEMGLGKTCQTISLLAYARGCLKMNGPFLVLCPLSVLENWRQELERFCSSLSVICYTGDKERRAELQKELRSDRHFHVLLTTYEMCLKDARYLKSWKWKILVVDEAHRLKNQESLLHETLKEFTVGFRVLLTGTPIQNNLQEVYSLLTFIQPSLFLPEAVEDFVNAYADVQTEPALADELHRVLQPFLLRRVKAEVATELPKKTELVVFHGLSALQKKYYKAILMRDLDAFRTDPNTKTRLLNILMQLRKCVDHPYLFDGVEPEPFEMGEHLVEASGKLSLLETMLAYLQEGGHRVLLFSQMTRMLDILQDYLEYRGYSYERLDGSVRGEERNLAIKNFSTKDVFIFLLSTKAGGVGMNLTAADTVIFVDSDFNPQNDLQAAARAHRIGQTRPVKVIRLLGRDTVEEIIYSRAVSKLRLTDTVIEEGRFSLLDQAQSAASGLQLSEILKFGVDKLLSSEESSIQDVDLRLILGQSRDGRWLTDEEHVKLNESDEEEDEDMEGQNHMYYFEGKDYSKDPSAEDEKTFELLLEKQLADLEDAGKEGRALRNKSGVSLSGPLTDPGRKKRPLTESESEQRRQKRQEAAAKRVKLQEERKKKQEELNYKKKMAWWESCGYKSLCLLRVDSEGEDIEPDDEDDDDVSWSSTDSEHTAIRYVLGDVTHPQADREDAIIVHCVDDSGHWGRGGLFTALELRSDEPKKQYELAGDMEDLELGNVLLFPIDDKQSRLSGRDYLALIVAQQRDKANNLSGIRLTALDEGLKKIYRDAKQKKASVHLPRIGHSTKGFNWYGTERLIRKHLATKGISTFIYYYKRTTSHSSTVSSTTCTSTPSTSHSASDPAASSPSGSPHSSSAFGNSEDLTKSPKPSTISHKGQGAPGLADFMRGVHVYFYNMAATEKKKLARYLITYDGEEEDLMSSHVTHIVGEVESPVHAQELRDLLHQYPQTLLVKKKWLESCFANQRLLTGDMEWLQLFCIWHKNDAFFAVLAI
- the chd1l gene encoding chromodomain-helicase-DNA-binding protein 1-like isoform X2, with amino-acid sequence MSTFLRAVKNNIPEKEKSELTESDLKKWGLEAIHLRSYQVDGVRWLSQCMKNQQGCILGDEMGLGKTCQTISLLAYARGCLKMNGPFLVLCPLSVLENWRQELERFCSSLSVICYTGDKERRAELQKELRSDRHFHVLLTTYEMCLKDARYLKSWKWKILVVDEAHRLKNQESLLHETLKEFTVGFRVLLTGTPIQNNLQEVYSLLTFIQPSLFLPEAVEDFVNAYADVQTEPALADELHRVLQPFLLRRVKAEVATELPKKTELVVFHGLSALQKKYYKAILMRDLDAFRTDPNTKTRLLNILMQLRKCVDHPYLFDGVEPEPFEMGEHLVEASGKLSLLETMLAYLQEGGHRVLLFSQMTRMLDILQDYLEYRGYSYERLDGSVRGEERNLAIKNFSTKDVFIFLLSTKAGGVGMNLTAADTVIFVDSDFNPQNDLQAAARAHRIGQTRPVKVIRLLGRDTVEEIIYSRAVSKLRLTDTVIEEGRFSLLDQAQSAASGLQLSEILKFGVDKLLSSEESSIQDVDLRLILGQSRDGRWLTDEEHVKLNESDEEEDEDMEGQNHMYYFEGKDYSKDPSAEDEKTFELLLEKQLADLEDAGKEGRALRNKSGVSLSGPLTDPGRKKRPLTESESEQRRQKRQEAAAKRVKLQEERKKKQEELNYKKKMAWWESCGYKSLCLLRVDSEGEDIEPDDEDDDDVSWSSTDSEHTAIRYVLGDVTHPQADREDAIIVHCVDDSGHWGRGGLFTALELRSDEPKKQYELAGDMEDLELGNVLLFPIDDKQSRLSGRDYLALIVAQQRDKANNLSGIRLTALDEGLKKIYRDAKQKKASVHLPRIGHSTKGFNWYGTERLIRKHLATKGISTFIYYYKRTTSHSSTVSSTTCTSTPSTSHSASDPAASSPSGSPHSSSAFGNSEDLTKSPKPSTISHKGQGAPGLADFMRGVHVYFYNMAATEKKKLARYLITYDGEEEDLMSSHVTHIVGEVESPVHAQELRDLLHQYPQTLLVKKKWLESCFANQRKVSVSKYVIRLT